The following proteins come from a genomic window of Posidoniimonas polymericola:
- a CDS encoding sulfatase-like hydrolase/transferase, whose product MHLMKTHPLRLWGTPLLAFPALALPLLTIGLAAPAARGQIKPNFVVILSDDQGWNGLSTPMDPNVVGPNSGSDFYETPNLAALATQGMRFRQAYAAAPNCSPTRASIQLGLNPASINLTDIVGRDDLYNNSAPSGTDLMEPLTVPRLPVAEVQSIAQRIKAADASYVTAHLGKWHQTTPAVKPSVAGGAVPYRAGDPSDFGYDVHDGARANNPVNSARDPKEIFSLSSRAIDFMDAHAGASGDNAPFYLQVSHYAVHDAPVTLPDSQAKYQDKLATNPGVVHPGGNSTDRVKYAGMTEDLDTGVGQILDYLANTPDPRNPGMMLKDTTYVIYTSDNGALLQNTNNLPLYDEKATSWEGGVRVPMIVRGPGVAANTVSAVPVVSTDLYATVTSLAGSTAPLPKYADSADFSSVLHNGGELASGEASLVRGSGANGEIFIHFPHYVRDTTPMSSMVEGDGSFKFVRIYGVGGASTDYLFDLNRTISGPNDTWETIDPADARNLANNPAYAGQLASMQTRFDAWVQTSDASLPYEIAAPVDIRWNASDNSRNTGFEGPAWRSVTDVDNRPREQMLIETNRGSVELVEIDAQGLGSHAYRFSCGGGLLRSFFHVSEDSPNASSLTITPDTDDSASFEFWFRSSDLDNGQVLLESGGGARGLSITLGGGDANPEVRLRLADNGAGKALVTTASLADADVFDEFVHLVAVVDETDAGGQIASLYVNGVLASQSHDVIGGGNVDWDGPGNAGIGMVATVLGGINGPGLAPFGTAGFEGDLARFSFLNTALTPEEVAARFAAVPEPTSAAAAAVGLLLICSRRRR is encoded by the coding sequence ATGCACCTAATGAAGACCCATCCATTGCGACTGTGGGGGACGCCGCTCCTGGCGTTCCCTGCGTTGGCGCTGCCGCTGCTGACGATTGGCCTGGCGGCGCCCGCCGCCCGCGGCCAGATCAAGCCGAACTTCGTCGTGATCCTGTCCGACGACCAGGGCTGGAACGGCCTGTCGACGCCGATGGACCCGAACGTGGTCGGGCCAAACTCGGGCAGCGACTTCTACGAGACCCCCAACCTGGCCGCCCTCGCCACGCAGGGCATGCGGTTCCGCCAGGCGTACGCCGCGGCGCCCAACTGCTCGCCGACGCGGGCCTCGATCCAGCTGGGCCTCAACCCGGCGTCGATCAACCTGACCGACATCGTCGGCCGCGACGACCTGTACAACAACTCGGCGCCGTCCGGCACGGACCTGATGGAGCCGCTCACCGTGCCGCGGCTCCCGGTCGCCGAGGTGCAGTCGATCGCCCAACGCATCAAGGCCGCCGACGCCAGCTACGTCACGGCCCACCTCGGCAAGTGGCACCAGACCACCCCGGCCGTCAAGCCGTCGGTCGCCGGCGGGGCGGTCCCCTACCGGGCGGGCGACCCCAGCGACTTCGGCTACGACGTGCACGACGGCGCCCGGGCCAACAACCCGGTCAACTCCGCGCGCGACCCGAAGGAGATCTTCTCGCTCAGCAGCCGCGCCATCGACTTCATGGACGCCCACGCCGGCGCGAGCGGCGACAACGCGCCGTTCTACCTGCAGGTGTCGCACTACGCCGTGCACGACGCGCCGGTCACCCTGCCCGACTCGCAGGCCAAGTACCAGGACAAGCTCGCCACCAACCCCGGCGTGGTGCACCCCGGCGGGAACTCGACCGACCGCGTCAAGTACGCCGGCATGACCGAGGACCTCGACACGGGCGTCGGGCAGATCTTGGACTACCTCGCCAACACGCCCGACCCGCGCAACCCGGGCATGATGCTCAAGGACACGACCTACGTGATCTACACGTCCGACAACGGCGCGCTGCTGCAGAACACCAACAACCTGCCGCTGTACGACGAGAAGGCCACCTCCTGGGAGGGCGGCGTACGCGTGCCGATGATCGTCCGCGGCCCCGGCGTCGCGGCCAACACGGTGAGCGCCGTGCCGGTGGTCTCGACCGACCTGTACGCCACGGTCACCTCGCTGGCCGGCTCCACCGCGCCGCTCCCCAAGTACGCCGACAGCGCCGACTTCAGCTCGGTGCTGCACAACGGCGGCGAGCTGGCCAGCGGCGAGGCCTCGCTGGTGCGGGGCTCGGGCGCCAACGGCGAGATCTTCATCCACTTCCCCCACTACGTCCGCGACACGACGCCGATGTCGTCGATGGTTGAGGGGGACGGCTCGTTCAAGTTCGTGCGGATCTACGGCGTCGGCGGCGCCTCGACCGACTACCTGTTCGACCTCAACCGCACCATCAGCGGCCCCAACGACACCTGGGAAACCATCGACCCGGCCGACGCCCGCAACCTGGCCAACAACCCGGCCTACGCGGGCCAGCTGGCCTCGATGCAGACCCGCTTCGACGCCTGGGTGCAGACTTCCGACGCGTCGCTACCGTACGAGATCGCCGCGCCGGTCGACATCCGCTGGAACGCCAGCGACAACTCGCGCAACACCGGCTTCGAGGGCCCGGCCTGGCGCTCGGTGACCGACGTCGACAACCGCCCGCGTGAGCAGATGCTGATCGAGACCAACCGCGGGTCGGTCGAGCTGGTCGAGATCGACGCCCAGGGCCTCGGCTCGCACGCCTACCGCTTCTCGTGCGGCGGCGGCCTGCTGCGGAGCTTCTTCCACGTGTCGGAGGACAGCCCCAACGCCAGCTCGCTGACCATCACGCCTGACACCGACGACTCGGCCAGCTTCGAGTTCTGGTTCCGCTCGTCCGACCTCGACAACGGCCAAGTGCTGCTGGAGAGCGGCGGCGGCGCCCGCGGCCTGTCGATCACCCTCGGCGGCGGCGACGCCAACCCCGAGGTGCGGCTGCGCCTGGCGGACAACGGCGCCGGCAAGGCGCTGGTGACCACCGCCAGCCTGGCCGACGCCGACGTGTTCGATGAGTTCGTGCACCTGGTGGCCGTGGTCGACGAGACCGACGCCGGCGGGCAGATCGCCAGCCTGTACGTCAACGGCGTGTTGGCCTCGCAATCGCACGACGTCATCGGCGGCGGCAACGTCGACTGGGACGGCCCGGGCAACGCCGGCATCGGCATGGTCGCCACCGTGCTGGGCGGCATCAACGGCCCCGGCCTCGCCCCGTTCGGCACCGCCGGCTTCGAGGGCGACCTCGCGAGGTTCTCGTTCCTCAACACGGCCCTCACGCCGGAAGAGGTCGCCGCCCGCTTCGCCGCCGTCCCCGAACCGACCAGTGCCGCCGCCGCGGCCGTCGGCCTGCTGCTCATCTGCAGCCGCCGCCGTCGGTAG
- the guaA gene encoding glutamine-hydrolyzing GMP synthase, which yields MTDTPLSGVAEERVLVLDFGSQYAQLIARRVREAHVYCEIVRHNITAERIKELAPVGIILSGGPSSVYAENAPQCDPELFNLGIPVLGICYGMQLACQALGGKVHNAASREYGRAHCEVTDPSDIFDGVKTQTEVWMSHGDQVEAIADDWEPLAKTATCPFAAVRHKKAPVYGLQFHPEVTHTVEGKLVLANFLQKVCKTSGLWRLADFAEETIKQVRERIGTDRVICGLSGGVDSAVVAALLARAIGKQLSCILVDNGLLRKDEERAIVDEFTNHFKADLHVVKAEDQFLEQLAGVVDPQEKRRRIGKTFIDCFKREADKIEDAKYLAQGTLYPDVIESGAAADGPADTIKLHHNVGGLPAELGFELVEPLRDLFKDEVRKLGLQLDLPEEIVWRHPFPGPGLAVRCLGEVTREKLDVLREADAIVVGEIKAAGLYRATSQAFAVLLPVQSVGVMGDSRTYDNTVAVRCVNTDDFMTADWSHLPHDLLARISTRIINEVKGVNRVVYDISSKPPATIEWE from the coding sequence ATGACCGACACTCCCCTATCTGGTGTGGCAGAAGAGCGCGTGCTGGTGCTCGACTTCGGCAGCCAGTACGCCCAGCTCATCGCCCGCCGCGTCCGCGAGGCGCACGTCTACTGCGAGATCGTCCGCCACAACATCACGGCCGAGCGGATCAAGGAACTGGCGCCGGTCGGCATCATCCTGTCCGGCGGCCCGAGCAGCGTCTACGCCGAGAACGCCCCGCAGTGTGACCCGGAGCTGTTCAACCTCGGCATCCCGGTGCTGGGGATCTGCTACGGCATGCAGCTCGCCTGCCAGGCGCTCGGCGGCAAGGTGCACAACGCCGCCAGCCGCGAGTACGGCCGCGCCCACTGCGAGGTGACCGACCCCAGCGACATCTTCGATGGCGTCAAAACCCAGACCGAGGTCTGGATGAGCCACGGCGACCAGGTCGAGGCGATCGCCGACGACTGGGAGCCGTTGGCCAAGACCGCCACCTGCCCGTTCGCCGCCGTGCGGCACAAGAAGGCGCCGGTCTACGGCCTGCAGTTCCACCCCGAGGTGACCCACACGGTCGAGGGCAAGCTGGTGCTGGCCAACTTCCTGCAGAAGGTCTGCAAGACGTCCGGCCTGTGGCGGCTGGCCGACTTTGCCGAGGAGACCATCAAGCAGGTCCGCGAGCGGATCGGCACCGACCGCGTTATCTGCGGCCTGTCGGGCGGCGTCGACTCGGCCGTGGTCGCCGCGCTGTTGGCCCGCGCGATCGGCAAGCAGCTCTCCTGCATCCTGGTCGACAACGGCCTCTTGCGTAAGGACGAAGAGCGGGCGATCGTCGACGAGTTCACCAACCACTTCAAGGCCGACCTGCACGTGGTGAAGGCCGAGGACCAGTTCCTCGAGCAGCTCGCCGGCGTGGTCGACCCGCAGGAGAAGCGTCGCCGCATCGGCAAGACCTTCATCGACTGCTTCAAGCGCGAAGCCGACAAGATCGAGGACGCCAAGTACCTCGCCCAGGGCACGCTGTACCCCGACGTGATCGAGTCCGGGGCCGCGGCCGACGGCCCCGCCGACACGATCAAGCTGCACCACAACGTCGGCGGCCTGCCGGCCGAGCTCGGCTTCGAGCTGGTCGAGCCGCTCCGCGACCTGTTCAAGGACGAGGTCCGTAAACTCGGCCTGCAGCTTGATCTGCCCGAGGAGATTGTCTGGCGGCACCCGTTCCCCGGCCCCGGCCTGGCGGTCCGCTGCCTGGGCGAGGTGACCCGTGAGAAGCTGGACGTGCTGCGCGAGGCCGACGCGATTGTCGTCGGCGAGATCAAGGCCGCCGGCCTGTACCGCGCGACCAGCCAGGCGTTCGCCGTCTTGCTGCCGGTGCAGAGCGTCGGCGTGATGGGCGACAGCCGCACCTACGACAACACGGTGGCGGTCCGCTGCGTCAACACCGACGACTTCATGACCGCCGACTGGAGCCACCTGCCGCACGACCTGCTGGCTAGGATCAGCACCCGCATCATCAACGAGGTGAAGGGCGTCAACCGCGTGGTCTACGACATCAGCAGCAAGCCGCCGGCGACGATCGAGTGGGAGTAG
- a CDS encoding PEP-CTERM sorting domain-containing protein, which translates to MSTRFFYSSLAAAALCAVGVSAHAALLTDPGFDVDPSNGTGDADNTEVGAWYANNIFDPPNTPDAGSAGRLWYRATDMVGPSGSVESVAAYNTQNTGTADTRGLIQVATGASGSTGVQTLAFDYLLNDVGGDSDLSLRAEVFGINTAAWTGAFDLAVPNTSGDAAPQDTYDLLEVTELLNTTAFTATTDAAVSGGTWQSAAFSVDLGAGYEQVAVRFTASDRGASGDQIAVDNVSLAGVPEPASTALALAGLGLAAAVRRRK; encoded by the coding sequence ATGAGCACCCGGTTTTTCTACTCTTCTCTCGCCGCCGCGGCGCTGTGCGCGGTGGGCGTCTCGGCCCACGCCGCGCTGCTGACCGACCCCGGCTTTGACGTCGACCCGAGCAACGGGACCGGCGACGCCGACAACACCGAGGTTGGCGCCTGGTACGCCAACAACATCTTCGACCCGCCCAACACGCCCGACGCCGGCAGCGCCGGCCGGCTGTGGTACCGAGCGACCGACATGGTCGGCCCCTCCGGCTCGGTCGAGAGCGTCGCGGCCTACAACACACAGAACACCGGCACGGCCGACACCCGCGGCCTAATCCAGGTCGCCACCGGTGCGAGCGGCAGCACCGGCGTGCAGACCCTGGCGTTCGACTACCTGCTGAACGACGTCGGCGGTGACAGCGACCTCTCGCTGCGGGCCGAGGTGTTCGGCATCAACACCGCGGCGTGGACCGGCGCGTTCGACCTGGCCGTGCCCAACACCTCGGGCGATGCCGCCCCGCAGGACACGTACGACCTGCTGGAGGTCACCGAGCTCTTGAACACCACCGCGTTCACCGCCACGACCGACGCGGCCGTCAGCGGCGGCACGTGGCAGAGCGCCGCGTTCAGCGTCGACCTCGGCGCCGGGTACGAGCAGGTCGCGGTCCGCTTCACGGCCTCCGACCGCGGCGCGTCGGGCGATCAGATCGCCGTGGACAACGTGTCGCTGGCCGGCGTGCCGGAGCCCGCCTCGACGGCCCTCGCGCTGGCCGGCCTGGGCCTGGCCGCCGCGGTGCGCCGCCGCAAGTAG
- a CDS encoding REP-associated tyrosine transposase, whose amino-acid sequence MRHYGPHRNSINTPGHAHELTFSCYQRLPMLSKPRTCEWLADAIEQARTELRFDLWAYVFMPEHVHLVVNPREAQYSTSDFLESVKQPMSRKALAFLRENAPEWIPRLQKQRGGRVETHFWLRGGGYDRNITEPSTLQKMIEYTHLNPVRRGLVEKASDWKWSSAGWYQGEEPNRLKPDHIPPEWLA is encoded by the coding sequence ATGCGGCACTACGGTCCTCATCGCAATTCAATCAACACGCCGGGCCACGCCCACGAGCTGACCTTCTCGTGCTACCAGCGTCTCCCGATGCTGTCGAAGCCGCGGACGTGCGAGTGGCTCGCCGACGCGATCGAGCAAGCCAGAACTGAACTCCGGTTCGATCTCTGGGCGTACGTGTTCATGCCTGAGCACGTGCACCTCGTGGTGAATCCCCGCGAGGCCCAATACTCGACCTCCGACTTTCTCGAATCGGTCAAGCAGCCGATGTCACGCAAGGCGTTGGCATTTCTGCGTGAGAACGCGCCGGAGTGGATCCCGCGTTTGCAGAAGCAACGAGGCGGCCGCGTGGAGACCCACTTCTGGCTCCGCGGCGGCGGCTACGACCGCAATATCACCGAGCCGTCTACCTTGCAGAAGATGATCGAGTACACGCACCTGAATCCCGTTCGCCGCGGACTGGTTGAGAAGGCAAGTGATTGGAAGTGGTCAAGTGCTGGTTGGTATCAGGGTGAGGAACCGAACCGTCTGAAGCCTGACCACATTCCACCCGAATGGCTTGCCTAG